In Bacillus sp. KH172YL63, one genomic interval encodes:
- a CDS encoding GNAT family N-acetyltransferase: protein MIQIKQADPSHVRGIMRVCSGGYWATYGDMYTDSYIERVIEEFYNEERVLKEVKERNWHWGGYFVAVENDEVVGAAGGGMISESDGELFVLYIDPARRNEGIGTMLLDAVTHQQKHDFKADKQWVSVQKGNEKGIPFYEARGFVFKREKESYRDEGEGYVSLRYERELDVWAGRSGVSGRGGQGFC from the coding sequence ATGATACAGATCAAACAAGCGGATCCTAGTCACGTGCGAGGAATTATGAGGGTGTGCAGTGGAGGATATTGGGCAACGTATGGGGACATGTATACAGACTCCTATATTGAGAGAGTGATTGAGGAATTCTACAACGAGGAGCGGGTCCTGAAAGAAGTGAAGGAGCGGAACTGGCACTGGGGCGGTTACTTTGTTGCAGTCGAAAACGATGAAGTCGTCGGCGCAGCCGGCGGCGGGATGATCAGTGAAAGCGACGGGGAACTGTTCGTCCTGTACATTGATCCGGCAAGACGGAACGAAGGGATCGGCACCATGCTGCTCGATGCCGTCACCCACCAGCAGAAGCATGATTTCAAAGCAGACAAACAGTGGGTGTCAGTGCAGAAAGGAAATGAAAAAGGCATTCCATTTTATGAAGCAAGAGGGTTTGTGTTTAAAAGGGAAAAGGAAAGCTACCGGGATGAAGGGGAAGGGTATGTGTCGTTGAGGTATGAAAGGGAGCTTGATGTATGGGCTGGGAGGAGTGGCGTTTCAGGTCGTGGTGGACAGGGGTTTTGTTGA
- a CDS encoding SDR family NAD(P)-dependent oxidoreductase: MKPLQGKVALVTGASRGAGRGIAFELGSAGATVYVTGRSVKGNTTDHRPETIEETAAGVTSRGGRGIAVRCDHTNESDVRNLFDQIEREHGRLDLLVNSVFGGSESSLPAGEGKHFWERPTAHWDAMMVAGPQAYLLTSRYAVPLMQHHDGLIVNITFFIRNRISGNLYYDLAMNAINRMTEGMAKELSAFNVSAVALCPGWMRTERVKDAGFGPEDGATETTAYVGRAVAALAGDTNVSEITGEVLMVAELAEKYGFTDIDGSKPLPFEE; the protein is encoded by the coding sequence ATGAAACCACTACAAGGAAAAGTCGCCCTTGTCACAGGTGCGTCCCGTGGAGCAGGCAGGGGAATTGCCTTCGAACTCGGCAGTGCAGGTGCGACGGTGTACGTCACCGGGCGCAGTGTGAAGGGAAATACAACCGATCATCGCCCGGAAACGATTGAGGAAACGGCCGCTGGTGTGACTTCCAGGGGAGGGAGGGGCATCGCTGTCAGGTGTGATCACACGAATGAATCAGACGTGCGAAACCTTTTCGATCAGATTGAAAGGGAACATGGCCGGCTCGATCTCTTAGTGAATAGTGTATTCGGAGGCTCAGAAAGCTCTCTTCCTGCAGGTGAGGGGAAGCACTTCTGGGAGCGTCCGACAGCCCATTGGGATGCCATGATGGTAGCCGGGCCGCAAGCTTATTTGCTCACAAGCAGGTACGCTGTGCCGCTCATGCAGCATCATGATGGGCTGATTGTGAATATCACATTTTTTATACGAAATCGAATTTCAGGCAACTTATATTATGATCTGGCCATGAATGCGATCAACCGCATGACCGAGGGGATGGCAAAGGAGTTAAGCGCATTCAACGTCTCTGCCGTCGCCCTCTGTCCAGGCTGGATGAGGACTGAGCGGGTGAAGGATGCAGGTTTTGGCCCCGAGGATGGTGCGACCGAAACCACGGCGTATGTCGGTCGTGCAGTGGCGGCGCTGGCAGGAGACACAAATGTCTCAGAAATCACCGGCGAAGTACTGATGGTCGCTGAATTGGCCGAGAAGTATGGTTTTACGGATATAGACGGGAGTAAGCCGTTGCCGTTTGAAGAGTGA
- a CDS encoding NIPSNAP family protein: protein MIYRRKMYQISPTILEDFNLHFNKTLLLTQLKYGSRLVGRWMTEERDGKVEVFAIWEYDSYEAYEEIEGNVRSDEAHMKRVHAWFEKMGGRENLKSVFNSIDQDFIQSTVTSQDPSLAAR, encoded by the coding sequence ATGATCTACCGCAGAAAAATGTACCAAATATCCCCAACCATCCTCGAGGATTTCAACCTCCATTTCAATAAAACGCTTCTGCTGACCCAGTTAAAATACGGGTCAAGGCTCGTCGGAAGATGGATGACGGAAGAACGTGACGGGAAAGTGGAAGTGTTTGCGATTTGGGAATACGACAGTTATGAGGCGTACGAGGAAATTGAAGGGAATGTGAGAAGCGATGAAGCGCATATGAAGCGTGTTCATGCATGGTTCGAGAAAATGGGTGGGCGGGAGAACCTGAAAAGCGTATTCAATTCCATCGACCAGGATTTCATACAATCGACTGTAACGAGCCAGGATCCTTCATTAGCAGCACGGTAA
- a CDS encoding HAD family hydrolase, whose product MSKVKAVLFDLDDTLLDRNAAVDALFLLVLERCYGDVDDNVKSDMLRAFKLYDKKSFGQGDKTPVLESFFADFPTGKRLPTHAIQDFWNEHFPTCFSIKEELFNLLHTMKQQVKIGIVTNGTSLRQNEKITNTHLDRHFDTIIISEEVGSSKPDKTIFEIALAKLGVQPEEVLFVGDHLILDIYGSQSLDMMGIWYNPGKIENHSDIQPYGEIESLDQLLFYLT is encoded by the coding sequence TTGAGCAAAGTGAAAGCAGTACTGTTTGATCTGGACGACACCTTACTGGACAGAAATGCGGCAGTGGACGCCCTGTTTCTCCTGGTGTTGGAACGGTGCTACGGTGACGTGGACGACAATGTGAAGTCAGACATGTTAAGGGCATTCAAATTATATGACAAGAAAAGCTTTGGTCAAGGTGATAAAACTCCTGTGCTGGAATCATTTTTTGCTGACTTTCCAACTGGGAAGAGGCTACCGACTCATGCCATCCAAGACTTTTGGAATGAGCATTTCCCAACATGTTTCTCCATCAAAGAAGAGCTATTCAATCTGCTTCATACAATGAAACAGCAGGTGAAAATCGGCATCGTTACCAATGGAACCAGCTTGAGACAGAATGAGAAAATCACCAACACCCATCTGGACAGGCACTTTGACACCATCATCATTTCTGAAGAAGTCGGTTCATCAAAACCGGACAAAACCATTTTTGAGATTGCACTCGCTAAGCTTGGCGTCCAGCCCGAAGAGGTACTGTTTGTAGGAGATCATTTGATTCTCGATATCTACGGAAGTCAAAGTCTCGATATGATGGGGATCTGGTACAATCCGGGCAAAATAGAGAATCATTCAGACATTCAACCTTATGGAGAGATTGAATCATTGGATCAGTTATTGTTTTATTTAACGTAA
- a CDS encoding DMT family transporter produces the protein MRTFMYVFCLLVWGLNFIAVKIQGTPVSLEVSLTYRLLGAACLFVLFAFLTRPEGFPVKKDMFTIVTFGICNFALSYLFLYYGTIWSNAALVTLIFSLKTVLTPISLRVFLKEKLEPRILVGGMIGLMGVGVMVYPILVHDFSLNYIKGIGIALLGTLLTSIGDASSARNAKHHIHPVYSNSIGGIVAALFLLVLSIMQGETFAFPTSISYVSALLYLTVIASFAAWMFYLNLVKQIGASLSSYMVALFPAVGGVASVLIGESELTIFLVGGCLLGCMGAAVALNFFHKIAEPWRKKRVMQGNI, from the coding sequence ATGAGAACCTTTATGTATGTCTTTTGTTTATTGGTATGGGGATTGAATTTCATTGCAGTAAAGATACAGGGTACGCCGGTCAGTTTGGAAGTCTCATTAACTTACAGACTGCTTGGGGCAGCATGTCTTTTCGTTCTCTTTGCTTTCCTGACAAGGCCAGAAGGGTTCCCTGTGAAGAAAGACATGTTTACGATCGTAACGTTTGGGATCTGTAATTTTGCTTTAAGTTATTTGTTTCTCTATTATGGGACCATTTGGAGCAATGCTGCATTGGTTACCTTGATTTTCTCTCTGAAGACGGTTCTGACACCGATATCGCTCCGGGTGTTTTTAAAAGAGAAGCTAGAACCGCGTATTTTAGTAGGGGGAATGATTGGATTAATGGGTGTGGGAGTCATGGTTTATCCCATCCTCGTTCATGATTTCTCTTTGAATTATATAAAAGGGATAGGAATTGCACTGCTCGGCACGCTGTTAACCTCTATTGGAGATGCGAGTTCCGCACGTAACGCGAAACATCATATTCATCCAGTCTATTCGAATAGCATTGGTGGAATTGTCGCAGCTTTATTCCTGCTGGTCCTCTCCATAATGCAGGGGGAGACATTTGCATTTCCGACGTCAATTTCCTACGTTAGTGCATTATTGTATCTGACAGTCATCGCGTCTTTTGCCGCCTGGATGTTTTATCTGAATTTGGTGAAACAAATTGGGGCTTCGCTGAGCAGCTATATGGTTGCACTGTTTCCTGCAGTTGGAGGGGTCGCATCTGTACTGATAGGAGAATCGGAGCTTACTATTTTTCTGGTGGGTGGATGCCTATTAGGATGCATGGGGGCTGCCGTGGCATTGAATTTCTTTCATAAAATTGCCGAGCCTTGGCGGAAGAAAAGGGTCATGCAAGGAAATATATAG
- a CDS encoding GNAT family N-acetyltransferase, which translates to MQLKLRRRTEEDISAFLTWKYDGMYAFYDNDSQTEKIQGLKQSVHAVRAFSVEDERGNLIGNCEFYDVEEDGNTILVMGVQMKPSLTGKGYGSTFVKSIIDQGKEMLKFTHLELAVADFNKRAIRTYEKEGFRKRGQFENTIRGRDYTFVIMEKDWKK; encoded by the coding sequence ATGCAACTGAAATTGAGAAGACGAACTGAAGAAGATATCTCAGCATTTCTCACATGGAAATATGATGGGATGTACGCTTTTTATGATAATGATAGTCAAACAGAGAAAATACAAGGATTGAAGCAGAGCGTACATGCCGTGAGGGCTTTTTCGGTCGAGGATGAACGTGGGAATCTGATCGGGAATTGTGAATTTTATGATGTAGAGGAAGATGGCAACACCATCCTTGTGATGGGTGTCCAAATGAAGCCGTCGTTGACCGGGAAGGGATACGGCTCAACCTTCGTCAAATCCATCATCGATCAGGGGAAGGAAATGTTGAAGTTCACCCACTTGGAGCTCGCAGTCGCTGACTTCAATAAGCGGGCGATCCGGACTTATGAGAAAGAGGGCTTTCGCAAGCGGGGACAATTTGAGAATACCATCAGAGGAAGAGACTATACGTTTGTCATCATGGAGAAAGATTGGAAGAAGTGA
- a CDS encoding DUF3021 family protein, giving the protein MNLLKKCLIRGVIPLIILGTASIWHAFLGSSAEANNTFVLALITFFLGLTSVLYEVQQWKWGKQILIHYLVMLVTVYPTLLLSGMYAVHSFRDALKVFFHFNQVELMLFIVTFLFSVWREKRYMRKYKEYGS; this is encoded by the coding sequence ATGAATCTACTTAAAAAATGCCTGATCAGGGGCGTCATCCCTCTAATCATCCTCGGCACAGCATCCATCTGGCATGCTTTTCTAGGATCTTCAGCTGAAGCCAACAATACCTTCGTCCTTGCACTCATCACATTTTTCTTAGGGCTGACAAGTGTCCTGTATGAAGTGCAGCAGTGGAAATGGGGGAAGCAGATCCTCATTCACTATCTGGTCATGCTGGTCACAGTTTATCCAACCCTGCTGCTGAGTGGGATGTATGCTGTACATTCATTCAGGGATGCATTGAAGGTTTTTTTTCATTTCAATCAAGTGGAACTGATGTTGTTTATCGTTACGTTTTTATTTTCGGTATGGCGTGAGAAACGGTACATGAGAAAGTATAAAGAATACGGTTCTTGA
- a CDS encoding SunI/YnzG family protein has translation MEVKVSKKESSLQIKWQLSKIDIPLSEIKEVSSDDTYGGEEKNAIRIGFPYGHTDRIVIKTGAETYILFTSDGGMKGKILSYMN, from the coding sequence ATGGAAGTAAAAGTATCAAAAAAAGAGAGCAGCCTCCAAATCAAATGGCAACTGAGTAAAATCGATATCCCTCTTTCTGAAATTAAGGAAGTGTCGAGCGATGATACATATGGGGGAGAGGAGAAAAATGCGATTAGGATCGGATTTCCGTATGGGCACACTGACCGGATTGTCATCAAAACGGGGGCCGAAACGTATATTCTTTTTACAAGCGATGGGGGAATGAAAGGGAAGATTTTATCCTATATGAATTAA
- a CDS encoding RNA polymerase sigma factor — MSEDQQLIQEILRGSQAAMEVLTRKYYKDVFAFVYRKTGNKDLAYDLTQEIFIKVIKKIGSYSNTGKFKSWIFSVAVNHCRDHWKSAAHQRAQKQSQLSEYLTNDKTNVSYIFAQKEARERVRIAIGELPEYQRNAIILKYFHEMKIHEIASVTDSNEATVKSRLRQGLGKLAKLLGRGEEYGQHQKK; from the coding sequence GTGTCTGAAGACCAGCAGCTTATACAGGAAATTCTTCGTGGTAGCCAGGCTGCGATGGAGGTTCTAACCCGTAAATACTATAAAGATGTTTTTGCTTTTGTTTATCGGAAAACAGGAAATAAGGATTTGGCTTATGATTTGACTCAGGAAATTTTCATTAAGGTCATTAAGAAAATCGGATCCTATTCTAATACTGGAAAATTTAAAAGTTGGATATTTTCGGTCGCAGTAAATCACTGCCGAGATCACTGGAAAAGTGCAGCACATCAAAGGGCTCAAAAGCAGTCACAGCTTTCGGAATATCTGACAAATGATAAAACAAATGTTTCCTACATATTCGCTCAAAAAGAAGCAAGGGAGAGAGTAAGGATAGCGATAGGTGAGCTACCTGAATATCAGAGGAATGCCATTATTCTAAAGTATTTTCATGAAATGAAGATTCATGAGATTGCCTCGGTGACAGACAGCAATGAAGCTACTGTGAAGTCCAGGCTGAGACAGGGACTTGGCAAACTTGCGAAACTATTAGGAAGAGGTGAGGAATATGGACAACATCAGAAA
- a CDS encoding GNAT family N-acetyltransferase, producing MNIRLLTPSDAKQYWNLRLEALKQNPEAFATSYEEAIQRENPIDRVAQNLSIEGNFTFGAFKDEELVGVVTLLQETPAKLSHRANVVAMYVTPDTRGNGIGEKLLTKAIEQAKSITVLKKINLTVVTTNERAKKLYEKLGFKVFGTEIKALKINDTFYDEDYMVLFL from the coding sequence ATGAATATCAGATTGTTAACACCATCAGATGCAAAACAATATTGGAACTTACGACTGGAGGCTTTGAAACAAAATCCAGAAGCATTCGCCACAAGTTATGAAGAAGCTATACAAAGGGAAAATCCCATTGACCGTGTGGCTCAAAATTTATCAATCGAAGGGAACTTCACTTTTGGTGCGTTTAAGGACGAAGAACTGGTTGGCGTTGTCACGCTGCTGCAGGAAACACCGGCCAAACTGAGTCACCGGGCAAATGTAGTGGCCATGTACGTAACTCCTGACACGCGCGGTAATGGTATAGGTGAAAAACTGCTAACAAAGGCAATAGAGCAAGCAAAATCTATCACCGTATTGAAAAAAATCAATTTAACGGTTGTCACAACAAATGAAAGAGCAAAGAAGCTTTACGAAAAATTAGGCTTTAAAGTATTCGGTACGGAAATAAAAGCACTAAAAATCAATGATACTTTTTATGATGAGGATTATATGGTGTTGTTTTTATAA